Within Cryptosporangium aurantiacum, the genomic segment TTCACGAGCTACGTGTTGCAAGCGTCGATCGACGGGCGGCAGCTCACCGAGGAAGAGGCGCGGGGCGTTCTCACGATCACCGTGCTGGGCAGCGGCCACACGGTGACGTCCCACCTCGGCGAGACGTTCCGGCATTTGGCCACCCACCCGCCCCTGCAGCAGATGATCGCCGCCCACCCGGACTCCATCGATCAGCTGGCCGAAGAGATGCTCCGCCTGTACTCGCCGTTCGGCCACAGCCGCACCGTGACCCGGGACGTCGAGCTGCACGGGCTCCAGCTGCACCGCGGCGATCAGGTGTTCATGATGTACACGATGGCCAACCGGGACCCTCGCTGCCCCGGCTTCGGCAGCGTCGACGTCGAACGCAAGCCGAATCCGCACCTGGCGTTCAACTTCGGCCCGCGGCGGTGCATCGGGATCCACTGGGCACGCATCAGCCGGAACATCGCGATCGAGGAGTGGCACCGGCGGATCCCGAGCTACCGGATCAAGGACGGCGTCGAGCTCACCGAGCAGATCTACGCGGGTACGGGATTCCCCAGCCTGCCGTTGGTCTGGGGGTAATAGGCCGGATCGATCCGGATTGATCCGCACCCGGGGCGCCGAGGGCACATGCCGCGCTCCCAGCCCAGCATGTGCCCGTCCATCCGCCGACGAGGAGGCCGCCCATGACCGTTGCCGCCGACGCCGACTCGACAGCCGAGGACCCCGACCCAGGTCGGGCCGGAGAGCCCGGCATCGGAAGGCTGGCCGTCCAGGTGGCGCGGCGCATCGAGGCGGATGTCGTCCGGCGTGGCTGGCCGGTGGGCGAGTCGCTGGGTTCCGAGCCTGAGCTACGGCAACGTCACGAGGTGAGTCGGTCGGTGCTCCGCGAGGCCGTCCGGCTCGTCGAACACCACCAGGTGGCGCGGATGCGTCGGGGGCCCAACGGCGGGCTCTTCGTGAAGGCCCCCGACGCCGGCCCCGCGGCCCGGGCGATCGTCATCTACCTGGAGTACGTCGGAACCACCGTCGCCGATCTGATGGAAGCGCGCCGATTGCTCGAGCCGGTGGCTGCCGTCCTGGCGGCCCAAAACCTCACCGAGGACGGCATCACCCTGGTCCGCGGCGCCGTCGACGCCGGGTCGATCATCGACCCACCGGAGCCCGGCAGCGCCGAGACGCTCCACGTCGTGCTCGGCCGGCTGTCGGCCAATCCGGCACTCCAGCTGTTCATCGACGTGCTGATCCGACTCACCACCCGCTTCGCGGTGCCCGTCAAGGCCTCCCCCCGAGAGCTTCGCCAGGCGCGCGCGGAGGCAATCCGCCGCCACGCCGACATCGCCGACGCTGTGATCGCAGGCAACGGCGGAAAGGCGGAGGCCAGGCTGGCCGCTTACCTCGACGGCGTCTCGTCCTGGATGCGCACCAACAGCCTCGGCGCGGCGCACGGACGCACCGTACCCGTGGTCGGCCGCGTGCGGACGGGCGAGCCGAAAGCGAAGCTCGCCGAGGTGGTGGCCGAACAGCTGCGTGAGGAGATCGCGGCGAGCGGCTGGCCGGTCGGATCCGTCCTCGGCTCGGAGACCGACCTGCTGTCCCGCTACCGGATCAGCCGCGCGGTCCTGCGCGAGGCCGTGCGGCTGCTGGAGTGCCATTCGGTAGCGCGGATGCGGCGCGGGCCGGGCGGAGGCCTTGTCGTCGGGGTCCCCGACCCGCAGGCCAGCATCGACTCGATAGCGCTCTACCTGGAGTTCAAGAGGGTCTCCGGTGCCGATCTGGTCGCCGTCCGCGACGCGATCGAGCTGGGCATCGTCACGCGAGTGGTCGAACGGCACGACCAATCCGGGATCACCGAGCGACTCGAACGGGCGGTGCGGTGGATCAGCGAAGGCCCGGACGACGACCAGGACAACGCCGACCACTTCCACACCGTGCTGGCCGAGGTCGCCGGGAATCCGGTCCTCCTCCTGTTCCTGCGTGTCCTCACCCAGCTCTGGCGTCGGCACTCCGGTACCGAACGGGCCGACACCGGCCCGGCCACACGCGCCGGGGTCGAACACGTGCACCGGAGGATCGCCGAGGCGGTTCTTGCCGGGGACGAGGCGCTCGCCCGCCACCGAATGCGCCGCCACCTCGCCGTACTCACCGAATGGTGGCACTGACACCGACGCCGCCGTTCCCGATTCGATCAACCATCAGGAGGTGCCGGTGCTTGCCGAGCTCGATGAGCCCCAGCGGGAGTTCGCGGAGGCGGTACGCGGCTTCGCCCACAAACACCTGGCCGAGGGAGCGCACGCCCGGGCACACGATCCGGAGGTCCCCTGGGACGTCGCGGAACTGCTGGCGGGACAGGGCCTGCTCGGCCTGACCGTTCCGGAGGCCGACGGCGGGCAAGGCGCGAGCTTGCTCGACGCCGTCATCGCGATCCAGGAGGTCGGCGCCGTCTGCCCCAAGAGCGCCGACCTCGTCCAGGCAGGCAACTTCGGTCCGCTCCGGACCGTCGCCGAGTACGCGACCCCGGAGCAGAAGCAGCGTTGGCTGCCCGACGTGCTCGCCGGGCGCGCGCTGATCTCGCTCGGCATGAGCGAGCCGGAGGCTGGCTCCGCGGTCACCGACCTCGCCACGTCGGCGACCGAGGACGGCGACGGCTTCCGGATCAACGGAACCAAGATCTGGGGTACGCACAGCGTCGACGCGAACCTCTTCCTCGTTTACGTCCGCTTCGGGCCGGGCGTCGGTGGCATCGGATCGGTGCTGGTGGAACGCGGCACGCCCGGCTTCACCCAGGGCCGGCCGTCGGACTACATGAGCGGCGAACGCTGGGCTCCCCTGCACTTCGACGACTGTTGGATCCCGAAGGAGAACGTGCTGCTCGGGGCCGGTGGGTTCAAAAGGCAGATCAGCGGGTTCAACGTCGAACGGCTCGGCAACGCTGCCCGCTCGCTCGCCGTCGGCCGGCTGGCGTTCGAGACCGCGAAGGCGCACATCCTCGAGCGTGAGCAGTTCGGCAGGCCACTGGCGGAATTCCAGGGCCTGCAGTGGAAGGTCGCCGAAGTCGCCGTGGCCCTCGAGTCAGCCCAGCTACTGCTGTTCCGTGCCGCGCAGCCCGCTCCCGGGACGCTGCCGGACGCCTACGCCACGTCGGTCGCGAAGCTCGCGGCGAACGAGGCGGGCTTCCGGGCCGCGAACGAGGCGATGCAGATGATGGGCGCGATGGGGTACAGCCAGGAGAGCCTGGTCGAGTACTGCTTGCGCCGCACCCGTGGCTGGATGATCGCGGGCGGGTCGCTGGAGATCCTCAAGAACCGCATCGCCGAGGAGGTTCTCGGACGGCGGTTCAACCAGCGGGCGTCACGATGACGGTCGCGCCTCCCCTCTCCGGCGCAGAACTCGCCCGTGCGTTGTTCGCACCGCGCAGCGTCGCTCTGATCGGCGCGAGTTCGGATCCGGTGAAGGCATCCTCCCGGCCGCTCCGCTACCTGCGGCGGGACGGGTTCGCCGGCGCGGTGTACCCGGTGAATCGGCGGGGTGGGGTGATCGGCGGCGAGCCCGTCCACCGCACGCTGGCCGAATTACCGGAGGTCCCCGAGCACGCATTCCTCATGACCCCCACCGCGGCGACCGTGGCAGCCGTCCGCGAGTGCGGCGAGGCCGGGGTCCGGCTCGCCACCGTGCTCAGTGGTGGCTTCGGGGAGAACGGCCCTACCGGTCGGGAACGCGAGCGCGCCTTGCGCGAGACCGCGGCGGCATACGGGGTACGGCTGCTCGGCCCGAACAGCCTGGGCGTGGTCAACCCCCGCCGCAGGCTGGCTCTCACCGCGAACGCCGCGTTCAGCGAGCCGGACCTGCCGGTGGGCGGGACCATGGTGGCGTCCCAGTCGGGGAGCCTGCTGGGTGCGCTGATGTCCCGGAGTCGTGGACGGGGCACCGGTTTCTCCCGGATGGTGTCCGTCGGCGCCGAAGCCGACCTGTCGCTCGGCGAGATCTGCGCCGCGACTGTTGCCGACGACGACGTCACGGGTTACCTGCTGTTCCTCGAATCGTTGCGGCATGCCGATCGGTTGCGCGCGTTCGCGATCGCCGCAGCCGCCGAGGGCAAACCCGTGGTGGCGTACAAGCTGGGCCGGTCGCGGGTGGGTGCCGAGCTCGCGCTGTCCCACACCGGCGCTCTCGCCGGGGAGGACGACGTGGCTACGGCGTTCCTCGCCGACTGCGGCATCGCCCGGATCAGCACTCTCGACGGACTGTTGGAGGCACTGCCGCTGCTCGACGCCGTGCCGGCCCGCCGGGCCGGTGAACGGCCCCGGCGGGTCGGAGTGGTCACGACGACCGGCGGCGGCGCGGCCATGGTCGTCGACCAGATCGGCGTCCGCGGCGTGCCCCTGGCCACCGTGAGCGCCGCGACCCACGCCCGGCTCACCGCCGCCGGGGTGGCCGCCGAGCCCGGCCCGATCGTGGATCTCACGCTGGCCGGAACCCGGCCCGAAATCATGGGGGCAGCGCTGGACGTGCTGCGCACCGCCCCCGAGATCGACCTGCTCGTCGCGGTGATCGGCAGTTCGGCGCGTTCTCAGCCGGAGCTCGCCACCACCCCGCTGGTGGATCGCGCGGGCCGGCCGGGCTGCCCGCTCGCCGTGTTCGTCGTCCCCGAGGCACCGGACGCCTCGGCGATGCTCGCGGCGACGGGCCTGCCGGTGTCCCGCACACCGGAGTCGTGCGCGGACGTGGTCGCGGCCGCGCTGGGGCGCACGGCGCCGACGCCCCGCACAGTGCCGACCGCGGCGGTCCCCGGTCCGGCGAGGCTGCTGGACGAAGCCGCA encodes:
- a CDS encoding FadR/GntR family transcriptional regulator, which gives rise to MTVAADADSTAEDPDPGRAGEPGIGRLAVQVARRIEADVVRRGWPVGESLGSEPELRQRHEVSRSVLREAVRLVEHHQVARMRRGPNGGLFVKAPDAGPAARAIVIYLEYVGTTVADLMEARRLLEPVAAVLAAQNLTEDGITLVRGAVDAGSIIDPPEPGSAETLHVVLGRLSANPALQLFIDVLIRLTTRFAVPVKASPRELRQARAEAIRRHADIADAVIAGNGGKAEARLAAYLDGVSSWMRTNSLGAAHGRTVPVVGRVRTGEPKAKLAEVVAEQLREEIAASGWPVGSVLGSETDLLSRYRISRAVLREAVRLLECHSVARMRRGPGGGLVVGVPDPQASIDSIALYLEFKRVSGADLVAVRDAIELGIVTRVVERHDQSGITERLERAVRWISEGPDDDQDNADHFHTVLAEVAGNPVLLLFLRVLTQLWRRHSGTERADTGPATRAGVEHVHRRIAEAVLAGDEALARHRMRRHLAVLTEWWH
- a CDS encoding acetate--CoA ligase family protein, with translation MTVAPPLSGAELARALFAPRSVALIGASSDPVKASSRPLRYLRRDGFAGAVYPVNRRGGVIGGEPVHRTLAELPEVPEHAFLMTPTAATVAAVRECGEAGVRLATVLSGGFGENGPTGRERERALRETAAAYGVRLLGPNSLGVVNPRRRLALTANAAFSEPDLPVGGTMVASQSGSLLGALMSRSRGRGTGFSRMVSVGAEADLSLGEICAATVADDDVTGYLLFLESLRHADRLRAFAIAAAAEGKPVVAYKLGRSRVGAELALSHTGALAGEDDVATAFLADCGIARISTLDGLLEALPLLDAVPARRAGERPRRVGVVTTTGGGAAMVVDQIGVRGVPLATVSAATHARLTAAGVAAEPGPIVDLTLAGTRPEIMGAALDVLRTAPEIDLLVAVIGSSARSQPELATTPLVDRAGRPGCPLAVFVVPEAPDASAMLAATGLPVSRTPESCADVVAAALGRTAPTPRTVPTAAVPGPARLLDEAASYARIAALGVPVAPFRVVPVGAVAPEDLAFPVAVKALSAALPHKSDVGGVVLGVGSPADVRTASRRVAADVAAGAGVQIHEVLVQEMRPALGEVLVGYRVDPEAGPMVLVAAGGVLAELLRDRAVRMAPVDRETALEMLDEVVSLGVLRGFRGAPRGDLGALADVVVALSRLAEDAGVVTAELNPVLVGATGVTAVDAVVHCVDDSSNDRQEDR
- a CDS encoding acyl-CoA dehydrogenase family protein; translation: MLAELDEPQREFAEAVRGFAHKHLAEGAHARAHDPEVPWDVAELLAGQGLLGLTVPEADGGQGASLLDAVIAIQEVGAVCPKSADLVQAGNFGPLRTVAEYATPEQKQRWLPDVLAGRALISLGMSEPEAGSAVTDLATSATEDGDGFRINGTKIWGTHSVDANLFLVYVRFGPGVGGIGSVLVERGTPGFTQGRPSDYMSGERWAPLHFDDCWIPKENVLLGAGGFKRQISGFNVERLGNAARSLAVGRLAFETAKAHILEREQFGRPLAEFQGLQWKVAEVAVALESAQLLLFRAAQPAPGTLPDAYATSVAKLAANEAGFRAANEAMQMMGAMGYSQESLVEYCLRRTRGWMIAGGSLEILKNRIAEEVLGRRFNQRASR